The Mycoplasma nasistruthionis genome contains a region encoding:
- a CDS encoding aspartate--ammonia ligase: MYRSKLNVRQTQSAIQDLKLIFQEELKKELNLTRATAPLFVSKETGLNDGLNGETPVSFVTKGSDKTLEIVHSLAKWKRDALNKYNFLPYEGLYTDMNAVRREEDLDHLHSFYVDQWDWEKVVLDQDRTVDYLKSTVKSIYKCLKETQKQLKQKYYQLENTLPEDIFFISAQDLEDLYPNNSLSERENIIVKKHKAVFIYQIGHELKSGLIHSLRAFDYDDWNLNGDLLVYAPNLDQAIELSSMGIRVNANSMLQQSKLSFEQLDKLSPYHHNVLHNKLPLTIGGGIGQSRVSMFLLEKMHIGEVQSSYWPQEYKQEMLEKGIELL; this comes from the coding sequence AAAGTTAATTTTTCAAGAAGAATTAAAGAAAGAATTAAATTTAACTAGAGCTACAGCTCCTTTATTTGTTTCTAAAGAAACAGGTTTAAACGATGGTTTAAATGGTGAAACACCTGTTTCATTTGTAACTAAAGGTAGTGATAAAACTTTAGAAATAGTTCACTCTCTAGCTAAGTGAAAAAGAGATGCTTTAAATAAATATAATTTTTTGCCTTATGAAGGTTTATACACTGATATGAATGCTGTGCGACGTGAAGAAGATTTAGATCATCTGCATTCATTTTATGTAGACCAATGAGATTGAGAAAAAGTCGTTTTAGATCAAGATAGAACTGTAGATTATTTAAAATCAACTGTAAAATCAATTTACAAATGTTTAAAAGAAACACAAAAACAATTAAAACAAAAGTATTACCAATTAGAAAATACACTACCAGAAGATATTTTCTTTATTTCAGCTCAAGATTTAGAAGACTTATATCCAAATAACTCACTATCTGAAAGAGAAAATATAATAGTTAAAAAACATAAAGCAGTTTTTATTTATCAAATTGGACATGAATTAAAATCAGGTTTAATTCATTCATTGAGAGCATTTGATTATGATGACTGAAATCTAAATGGTGATTTATTAGTATATGCACCAAACTTAGATCAAGCTATTGAACTTTCTTCAATGGGAATTAGGGTAAATGCTAATTCAATGCTACAACAATCAAAATTAAGTTTTGAACAACTAGACAAACTTTCACCATATCATCACAATGTTTTACACAACAAATTACCGCTAACAATTGGTGGTGGAATCGGTCAAAGCCGTGTAAGTATGTTCTTATTAGAGAAAATGCACATTGGTGAAGTGCAATCATCTTATTGACCACAAGAATATAAACAAGAAATGTTAGAAAAAGGCATTGAATTGTTATAA
- a CDS encoding MnuA family membrane nuclease encodes MKYKKTISTIISTTIVLGAAAYGAYYGFTKLNQKDNVANNQIVNDNKNSLNVSSAGYEKNYDHRIVSWNIYNFSNSTGQFNTNKLLNVATTLNLLQPDIVGLTEISFNDTKAIENIKSLLNKPYQSILGNSLNSTYPTKKESVAILYNPEAFELITSGTLNPENGYVRPLFYGRFKNKVNNKHLITIFGHFDSPDNGNGEENGALPGQGAWEEREAKLASNVFADLKRQFPDDDIVLGADTNIKTGNDKAFKQDSYILAYPQSYFVSKTDAEVFKTSLNGKGDGYSNPYDKWLIYDAGDSNFVYAKNSNQELEKYPFKFDVVNAFVNKYWDQQKSTELYLKSKKQKQPDSIYTIIKNVSDHAPIIIGYND; translated from the coding sequence ATGAAATACAAAAAAACAATATCGACTATTATTTCAACCACAATTGTGCTAGGAGCAGCAGCTTATGGTGCTTACTATGGTTTTACAAAACTTAACCAGAAAGACAATGTTGCTAATAATCAAATAGTAAATGACAACAAGAATTCATTAAATGTATCAAGCGCAGGATATGAAAAAAACTATGATCACCGGATTGTGTCTTGAAACATTTATAACTTCAGTAATTCGACAGGGCAATTTAATACTAATAAATTATTAAATGTTGCTACAACTTTGAATTTACTTCAACCAGATATAGTTGGTTTAACTGAAATATCATTTAATGACACTAAAGCAATTGAAAACATTAAAAGTTTATTAAATAAACCTTATCAATCAATTTTAGGAAATTCTTTAAATTCAACCTATCCAACTAAAAAAGAAAGTGTGGCTATTTTATATAATCCTGAAGCTTTTGAATTAATAACTTCAGGTACATTAAATCCAGAAAATGGATATGTTAGACCTCTTTTTTATGGTAGATTTAAAAATAAAGTTAACAATAAGCACTTAATTACAATTTTTGGTCACTTTGATTCACCGGACAATGGAAATGGTGAAGAAAATGGTGCTTTACCAGGTCAAGGAGCATGAGAAGAAAGAGAAGCTAAATTAGCTTCAAATGTTTTTGCCGACTTAAAAAGACAATTTCCAGACGACGATATAGTTTTAGGAGCAGATACAAACATAAAAACTGGCAATGATAAAGCCTTTAAACAAGATAGTTATATTTTAGCTTATCCACAAAGTTATTTTGTTTCAAAAACAGATGCAGAAGTATTTAAAACATCATTAAACGGAAAAGGTGATGGATATTCCAATCCTTATGACAAATGATTGATTTATGATGCAGGAGACAGTAATTTTGTTTACGCAAAAAACTCTAACCAAGAATTAGAAAAATATCCTTTTAAGTTTGATGTAGTAAACGCATTTGTTAATAAATATTGGGATCAACAAAAAAGTACTGAGTTATACTTAAAATCTAAAAAACAAAAACAACCTGATTCAATTTATACAATTATTAAAAACGTATCAGACCATGCACCAATTATTATTGGATACAATGACTAA
- a CDS encoding NgoBV family restriction endonuclease codes for MNKTTPKLLYKLLINSGLLNQNGNVSFKLGELEVVLNTKDIVGISLQQWLKEFMKQNDIFYKEPLNTQAFPDFYLENSFETSLLEVKTFNSEFLPAFDIANFDSYCSSLKTKPYILYADYLIFGYKMDHSGKIQITNIWLKKIWKIAGKSTTYPLKLQVKRNIVYNIRPIAWYKDKQKNSFISEIEFINALYSTICKYKNSLIANEWKTEFLFNYHNHFNKSFFN; via the coding sequence ATGAATAAAACAACCCCCAAGTTACTGTACAAATTACTTATTAATTCAGGATTATTAAATCAAAATGGAAATGTTTCCTTTAAGCTAGGAGAACTAGAAGTGGTGTTGAATACTAAAGATATAGTTGGTATTTCATTGCAACAATGATTAAAAGAATTTATGAAACAAAATGATATCTTTTATAAAGAACCTTTAAATACTCAGGCTTTTCCTGATTTTTATTTGGAAAATAGTTTTGAAACCAGTTTACTAGAAGTGAAAACTTTTAATAGTGAATTTTTACCTGCATTTGATATTGCAAATTTCGATTCATACTGCAGTTCACTAAAAACAAAACCATATATTTTATATGCTGATTATTTAATATTCGGTTATAAAATGGATCATTCTGGAAAGATCCAAATAACAAATATCTGACTCAAAAAAATTTGAAAAATTGCAGGAAAATCTACAACATATCCATTAAAACTCCAAGTTAAAAGGAATATTGTTTATAATATTCGCCCAATAGCTTGATATAAAGATAAACAAAAAAATTCATTTATTTCAGAAATTGAATTCATCAATGCGTTATATTCTACGATTTGCAAATACAAAAACTCGTTAATAGCCAATGAATGGAAAACTGAATTTCTGTTTAATTATCATAATCATTTTAATAAAAGTTTCTTTAATTAA
- the dcm gene encoding DNA (cytosine-5-)-methyltransferase translates to MKQNNINKNNKTIKFIDLFAGMGGIRLGFEQAFNSSGIKTKCVLTSEIKPSAIKALQQNFNQHNLQGDIRQIRSEDIPDFDFLLAGFPCQAFSSAGKGLGFLDTRGTLFFEVERILRDKKPYGFILENVEGLITHDKEKPQDPIGRTFSTILNSLQKLGYKVSWKLLESQHFGVAQIRKRVFIVGTKDNLIDLENFKISNIVLKDVLETNLPTVNSHFTKQLLKHYKIYDLHGKSIKDKRGGNNNIHSWYIDLKGKISLKQKQLMEKIFKERRKKHWADEIGVKWMDGMPLNIDQIRKFFRAENLEEMLEDLVTKGYLVKEYPKQLVKTVNADNMIVSKRIQDKNLQIGYNIVAGKLSFEFTRILDSNSFTPTLVATDVSHIGVIDNSGIRKLTIREGLRLFGYPESYKLTEFENDKKGLRKAFDLLGNTVVVPVVKAISQRIADYWIKK, encoded by the coding sequence ATGAAACAAAATAATATAAACAAAAATAACAAAACAATAAAATTTATTGATTTGTTTGCTGGTATGGGTGGAATTAGACTAGGATTCGAACAAGCTTTTAATTCATCAGGAATAAAAACCAAATGTGTTTTGACTTCAGAAATTAAACCATCTGCAATAAAGGCATTGCAACAAAACTTTAATCAGCATAATTTACAAGGCGACATTAGGCAAATCAGATCAGAAGATATACCTGATTTTGATTTTTTACTTGCCGGGTTTCCTTGCCAAGCTTTTAGTAGTGCTGGTAAAGGTTTGGGGTTTTTAGACACTAGGGGAACTTTATTTTTTGAAGTTGAAAGAATTTTAAGAGATAAAAAACCCTATGGTTTTATTTTGGAAAATGTTGAAGGGTTAATTACACATGACAAAGAAAAACCACAAGACCCCATCGGACGAACTTTTTCTACTATTTTAAACAGTTTACAAAAATTAGGTTACAAAGTCTCGTGAAAACTTTTAGAATCTCAACACTTTGGGGTTGCTCAAATAAGGAAAAGAGTTTTTATAGTGGGCACAAAAGATAATTTAATAGATCTTGAAAACTTTAAAATAAGTAACATTGTATTAAAAGATGTCTTAGAAACAAATTTACCAACAGTAAACAGTCATTTTACAAAACAACTTCTAAAACACTATAAAATTTATGATTTGCATGGAAAATCAATCAAGGATAAAAGGGGCGGAAACAACAACATTCACAGTTGATATATAGACTTAAAAGGAAAGATTAGTCTAAAACAAAAACAGCTAATGGAAAAAATATTTAAAGAGCGCAGGAAGAAACATTGAGCTGATGAAATAGGAGTTAAATGAATGGATGGCATGCCTTTAAACATTGATCAAATTCGAAAATTCTTTCGTGCTGAAAACTTAGAAGAAATGTTGGAAGATTTAGTTACAAAAGGTTATTTAGTTAAAGAATATCCAAAACAATTAGTGAAAACTGTAAACGCTGACAACATGATCGTTTCTAAAAGAATCCAAGACAAGAATTTACAAATAGGATATAACATAGTTGCTGGAAAGCTAAGTTTTGAATTTACTAGAATTTTAGATTCAAACTCATTTACTCCTACATTAGTGGCAACAGATGTTTCTCATATAGGTGTTATTGATAATTCAGGAATCAGAAAATTAACAATTAGAGAAGGGTTGAGATTATTTGGTTATCCTGAAAGCTATAAACTTACTGAATTTGAAAATGATAAAAAAGGATTAAGAAAAGCTTTTGATTTATTAGGTAACACCGTTGTAGTTCCTGTTGTTAAAGCAATTAGTCAAAGAATTGCTGATTACTGAATTAAAAAATAG
- a CDS encoding cation-translocating P-type ATPase, with product MNTDIDSNFLKTGLSSSQVLKNQKHFGLNKIESKKRKSIFLIYLNQFKDFMIILLLIAAAFSFGVTIWEHSAGKLHSNSEIVISYIEPFIILIVVALNSMLGTYQEIKSDQAVKALQKSNELNAKVIRDGKSQVIKASEVTIGDIILLEAGDSIPADARLVEAYSLSVVESVLTGESLAVDKKVGQIDNELALPLGDRYNYLFSGTYVVTGKAVAIVEAIGEKTEMGKINQALKEQEIPLSPLQIKLNKLSTIFGISGVVLLFVTVILQLLVSNGTIASNWARPESYSSALVIGISLAVAAIPEGLITFTTVLLAIGVSRMTKQHAVIKSFPIVETLGSTNIICSDKTGTLTQNKMTVVKLYDPLNQTIDATESKVLGSLVACCDAEVHYENNQWTEVGDPTETAILRYGIEKNNSKEMFYQYFDKLSTLPFDSDRKTMSVLVSDKEGNQTVITKGAPDVIFNKITNYKDEYKQINDAWSNEGIRVIAVAYKKVNGLNSLTVEDENELTFLGLIGMIDPPRENVKLSIEQAKEAGIKTVMITGDHLNTAKAIAKSLSIYQEGDIAIDGVVLANMSDDELKEQVQHISVYARVSPSDKLRIVRAWQYHNQVVAMTGDGVNDAPALKAADAGCAMGITGTDVSKEAADVILTDDNFNTIVQAVKTGRETFDRIKTVILNLLVSSLTEIIVMLFGLFIFRFIFKNQIIGSEHLFIVLSASQLLWINLLTHGLPAIALGMVKNDNDVMKRKPFNKTDSIFANGMGVKLIVHSVVLSVLSILSYLFVGLYASSNLITGEEFIKLTSAAMFITLGVGSSINSMNLMSQNSIFKCSFKDYKLVYLASLFSFICVLASAFIPGFADVFKNADVKSSNYVAFYAIIPLLLGFGLIAYEEITKLIKHYQAKNHIQIHN from the coding sequence ATGAACACAGACATAGATTCAAATTTTTTAAAAACTGGACTTAGTAGTTCGCAGGTTTTAAAAAATCAAAAACATTTTGGTTTAAATAAAATAGAATCAAAAAAACGTAAAAGCATTTTTTTGATTTATTTAAACCAATTTAAAGACTTCATGATTATTTTGCTACTAATTGCCGCTGCATTTAGTTTTGGTGTAACTATTTGAGAACATTCAGCTGGTAAATTGCATTCAAATAGCGAAATAGTTATTTCATATATAGAACCATTTATTATCTTAATAGTAGTTGCTTTAAACTCTATGCTTGGGACTTATCAGGAAATTAAGTCTGACCAAGCAGTTAAAGCGCTTCAGAAAAGCAACGAGCTTAATGCTAAAGTAATTCGCGATGGAAAAAGTCAAGTAATTAAGGCTTCTGAAGTCACAATTGGAGATATTATTTTACTAGAAGCCGGAGATTCAATTCCTGCTGACGCTCGTTTGGTAGAAGCTTATTCACTAAGCGTTGTCGAATCAGTGCTAACAGGAGAATCACTAGCAGTTGATAAAAAAGTTGGTCAAATTGACAACGAATTAGCTTTACCATTAGGAGATAGGTATAATTACTTATTTTCAGGAACATACGTAGTAACTGGTAAAGCAGTTGCAATAGTTGAAGCAATTGGTGAAAAAACTGAAATGGGTAAAATCAACCAAGCTTTAAAAGAGCAAGAAATTCCGCTTTCTCCATTACAAATTAAGTTAAACAAATTAAGTACTATTTTTGGTATTTCAGGTGTTGTCTTATTATTTGTAACTGTAATTTTACAATTACTAGTTTCAAATGGAACTATTGCAAGTAATTGAGCTAGGCCAGAAAGTTATTCATCAGCCTTAGTTATAGGAATTTCGCTAGCAGTAGCAGCTATTCCTGAAGGTTTAATTACTTTTACAACAGTGTTGCTGGCAATTGGTGTGTCAAGAATGACTAAGCAACATGCTGTTATTAAATCATTCCCTATTGTTGAAACATTAGGTTCAACAAATATTATTTGTAGCGATAAAACCGGAACATTAACTCAAAACAAAATGACAGTTGTTAAGTTATATGATCCATTAAATCAAACTATTGATGCTACAGAATCTAAAGTTTTAGGTTCATTAGTAGCTTGCTGTGATGCTGAAGTTCATTATGAAAATAATCAATGAACTGAAGTAGGTGATCCTACCGAAACAGCAATTTTAAGATATGGTATTGAAAAAAACAATTCAAAAGAAATGTTTTATCAATACTTTGATAAACTTTCAACACTACCTTTTGACAGTGATAGAAAGACTATGTCAGTTTTAGTATCTGACAAAGAAGGAAACCAAACAGTTATTACTAAAGGTGCTCCGGATGTAATTTTTAACAAAATTACTAACTATAAAGATGAATATAAGCAAATCAATGACGCTTGATCTAATGAAGGAATTAGAGTAATTGCCGTTGCTTATAAAAAAGTCAATGGATTAAATTCACTAACTGTTGAAGATGAAAATGAATTAACATTTTTAGGATTAATTGGAATGATTGATCCACCAAGAGAAAATGTCAAATTATCAATTGAGCAAGCTAAAGAAGCTGGAATTAAAACAGTTATGATTACTGGAGATCACTTAAATACAGCTAAAGCAATTGCTAAAAGCTTAAGTATTTATCAAGAAGGTGATATAGCAATTGATGGAGTAGTTTTAGCAAATATGTCAGATGATGAACTTAAAGAACAAGTTCAACATATTTCAGTTTATGCAAGAGTTAGTCCATCTGACAAATTAAGAATTGTTAGAGCTTGACAATATCATAACCAAGTAGTTGCTATGACTGGTGATGGAGTTAATGATGCTCCAGCACTAAAAGCTGCTGATGCAGGTTGTGCTATGGGTATAACTGGTACAGATGTTTCGAAAGAAGCAGCTGATGTTATTTTAACTGATGATAACTTTAACACCATTGTCCAAGCAGTAAAAACTGGTCGTGAAACATTCGATAGAATTAAAACAGTTATTTTAAACTTATTAGTTTCATCATTAACGGAAATTATTGTTATGTTATTTGGTCTATTTATTTTTAGATTTATCTTTAAAAACCAAATAATAGGTAGTGAACATTTATTTATAGTACTAAGTGCTTCACAGCTGCTTTGAATTAACTTATTAACACACGGACTGCCGGCTATTGCTTTAGGAATGGTTAAAAATGACAATGACGTAATGAAACGTAAACCATTTAACAAAACAGACAGCATTTTTGCTAATGGTATGGGTGTTAAATTAATTGTTCACAGTGTTGTTTTATCAGTTCTGTCAATCTTATCTTATTTATTTGTAGGGCTATATGCTAGTTCAAACCTTATAACAGGTGAAGAGTTTATTAAACTAACCTCTGCAGCTATGTTTATTACACTAGGGGTTGGTTCATCAATTAATTCAATGAACTTAATGTCACAAAACTCAATCTTTAAATGTTCATTTAAAGATTACAAATTAGTTTATTTAGCTTCACTGTTTTCATTTATTTGTGTATTAGCTTCAGCCTTTATTCCAGGTTTTGCTGATGTGTTTAAAAATGCTGATGTTAAATCAAGTAATTACGTTGCATTTTATGCAATCATTCCTTTATTATTAGGATTCGGATTAATTGCTTATGAAGAAATCACAAAATTAATCAAACACTATCAAGCTAAAAATCACATTCAAATTCATAATTAA
- a CDS encoding SGNH/GDSL hydrolase family protein — protein MKKSFLLMGLFAFTGASAFLASCKAPGSDKSLERKDFNELNPSDPNSDKNAIIKIVKPSQDEKSKSGEDNITHDEIKNPTDYLEIQRKSRKVAAKFIRANQSIKYVALGDSIAAGFDGSLPKDYQGELNENGEITGLSYPAFLARLLNTNNRVTKFKNFASTASRLVDWIKLLGIDFQGRENELPEFESLNQVFGSEPTALANDIKSRLADANLVTVSLSGNDFIYLLFRSLAQEDILQLVEIFNLRILIIHCF, from the coding sequence ATGAAAAAAAGTTTTTTACTAATGGGTTTATTTGCATTCACTGGAGCAAGTGCTTTTTTAGCATCATGTAAAGCTCCTGGATCAGATAAATCTTTAGAAAGAAAAGATTTTAACGAACTTAATCCAAGTGATCCTAACAGTGATAAAAATGCAATCATCAAAATTGTCAAACCATCTCAAGATGAAAAATCTAAATCTGGTGAAGATAATATAACTCATGATGAAATTAAAAATCCTACAGATTACTTAGAAATTCAAAGAAAATCAAGAAAAGTTGCTGCCAAATTCATTAGAGCTAATCAGTCTATTAAATATGTTGCTTTAGGAGATTCTATAGCAGCAGGTTTTGATGGTTCTTTACCTAAAGACTATCAAGGTGAATTAAATGAAAATGGTGAAATTACAGGTTTATCTTATCCTGCTTTTTTAGCAAGGCTATTGAATACTAACAATAGAGTGACAAAGTTTAAAAACTTTGCTTCAACTGCTTCTAGATTAGTTGACTGAATTAAATTACTAGGCATTGATTTTCAAGGTAGAGAAAATGAATTACCAGAATTTGAAAGCTTAAATCAAGTTTTTGGTTCTGAACCAACTGCTTTAGCTAATGATATTAAATCTCGCTTAGCAGATGCAAATCTAGTGACTGTTTCACTAAGTGGTAATGATTTTATTTACTTATTATTCAGATCATTAGCACAAGAAGATATTCTGCAATTAGTTGAAATCTTCAATCTAAGAATCCTGATTATTCATTGCTTTTAA